The Dokdonia donghaensis DSW-1 DNA window GCATCATCTGTACCTATTAAATTATAGTTATCAGAAGTAATGATACCGCTCACATCTGTACCGCTAGTTGCCGCATTAAGTGCAAAGATACTTGAGGAAAGGTTTGCCATTCCATCTGAAAAGATACCACCTCCTATTCCAAAAGCTTCATTTGTTGCTACAGTTGAGGCTTGTACGTTTATTGTCCCCGAATTAAAGATACCGCCGCCATTATCTTCTGATATATTTCCAGAGATGGTAGATCGATCGATTGTCATGATAGCATTTACAATATTTTCAATTCCGCCACCCGTAGTCAATGCTTCATTATTTATTATGGCCGATGTGCTTACATTTAAAGTTCCTCCGTTATTAAATAATCCTCCACCAAAATCTGCATTATTTTCATTAACAGTAAACTCAGTAATAGTCATTACACCTGTACCATTCCATAAGGCACCTCCTTCATTTGATGCGCTATTATTATTTGCTGTTCCTCCAGAAATTGTTGTAGTAGAGGGACCTGTAATATGAAGACCACCTCCATTTCCTGGAGCTGGTGCATCTACACCGGCGTTATTCATATTCAAAAGCACATCGGTAAGTACCAGTGTAGCAGGACTGTCGTCAGATAATGCGTTACGTACTTCGATACCACCACCAGCTCTATTTGTTAAGTTACCAGTAATTGTAGTCCCAGTTGCAGTATACGATCCTCCAGCAATTAATAAGCCACCACCAGAACCTGAGGCTCCAGCAACTGCTTCATTATTTGTTATTGAAGTATCTGCATCTGTAGTAATATCACCTCCTTCATTAAAAATACCTCCACCACCAGAAGCGCCACTGTCATCACCATCTGCATTATTACCATCGATAGTCATTCCTTCTATGGTCATTAAACCTGAACCATTCCATAAGGCGCCTCCTTCATTTGATGCACTATTATTATTTGCTGTTCCTCCAGAAATTGTTGTAGTAGAGGGACCTGTAATATGAAGACCACCTCCATTTCCTGGAGCTGGTGCATCTGCACCGGCGTTATTCATATTCAAGAGCACATCGGTAAGTACCAGTGTAGCAGGACTATCGTCAGATAATGCGTTACGCACTTCGATACCACCACCAGCTCTATTTGTTAAGTTACCAGTAATTGTAGTCCCAGTTGCAGTATACGACCCTCCAGCAATTAATAAGCCACCACCAGAACCTGAGGCTCCAGCAACTGCTTCATTATTTGTTATTGAAGTATCTGCATCTGTAGTAATATCGCCTCCTTCATTAAAAATACCTCCACCACCAGAAGCGCCACTGTCATCACCATCTGCATTATTACCATCGATGGTCATTCCTTCTATGGTCATTAAACCTGAACCATTCCATAAGGCGCCTCCTTCATTTGATGCGCTATTATTATTTGCTGTTCCTCCAGAAATTGTTGTAGTAGAGGGACCTGTAATATGAAGACCACCTCCATTTCCTGGAGCTGGTGCATCTGCACCGGCGTTATTCATATTCAAGAGCACATCGGTAAGTACCAGTGTAGCAGGACTATCGTCAGATAATGCGTTACGCACTTCGATACCACCACCAGCTCTATTTGTTAAGTTACCAGTAATTGTAGTCCCAGTTGCGGTATATGAACCTCCAGCAATTAATAAACCACCACCAGAACCTGAGGCTCCTGCTACTGCTTCATTATTTGTTATTGAAGTATCTGCATCTGTAGTAATATCACCTCCTTCATTAAAAATACCTCCACCACCAGAAGCGCCACTGTCATCGCCATCTGCATTGTTACCATCGATAGTCATTCCTTCTATGGTCATTAAACCTGAACCATTCCATAAGGCGCCTCCTTCATTTGATGCGCTATTATTATTTGCTGTTCCTCCAGAAATTGTTGTAGTAGAGGGACCTGTAATATGAAGACCACCTCCATTTCCTGGAGCTGGTGCATCTGCACCGGCGTTATTCATATTCAAGAGCACATCGGTAAGTACCAGTGTAGCAGGACTATCGTCAGATAATGCGTTACGCACTTCGATACCACCACCAGCTCTATTTGTTAAGTTACCAGTAATTGTAGTCCCAGTTGCGGTATATGAACCTCCAGCAATTAATAAACCACCACCAGAACCTGAGGCTCCTGCTACTGCTTCATTATTTGTTATTGAAGTATCTGCATCTGTAGTAATATCACCTCCTTCATTAAAAATACCTCCACCACCAGAAGCGCCACTGTCATCACCATCTGCATTGTTACCATCGATAGTCATTCCTTCTATGGTCATTAAACCTGAACCATTCCATAAGGCGCCTCCTTCATTTGATGCGCTATTATTATTTGCTGTTCCTCCAGAAATTGTTGTAGTAGAGGGACCTGTAATATGAAGACCACCTCCATTTCCTGGAGCTGGTGCATCTGCACCGGCGTTATTCATATTCAAGAGCACATCGGTAAGTACCAGTGTAGCAGGACTATCGTCAGATAATGCGTTACGCACTTCGATACCACCACCAGCTCTATTTGTTAAGTTACCAGTAATTGTAGTCCCAGTTGCGGTATATGAACCTCCAGCAATTAATAAGCCACCACCAGAACCTGAGGCTCCTGCTACTGCTTCATTATTTGTTATTGAAGTATCTACATCTGTAGTAATATCACCTCCTTCATTAAAAATACCTCCACCACCAGAAGCGCCACTGTCATCACCATCTGCATTGTTACCATCGATAGTCATTCCTTCTATGGTCATTAAACCTGAACCATTCCATAAGGCGCCTCCTTCATTTGATGCGCTATTATTATTTGCTGTTCCTCCAGAAATTGTTGTAGTAGAGGGACCTGTAATATGAAGACCACCTCCATTTCCTGGAGCTGGTGCATCTGCACCGGCGTTATTCATATTCAAAAGCACATCGGTAAGTACCAGTGTAGCAGGACTGTCGTCAGATAATGCGTTACGCACTTCGATACCACCACCAGCTCTATTTGCAAAATTTGATACTATTTCTGTACCCGTTGCCGCAAAACTTCCTCCAGCAACAAGGACACCTCCACCTGAACCAGAAGTACCTCCAGTTGCGAAATTTCCGACAATACGCGAAGCTGCATCAATAGTTATATCTCCTCCTTCATTAAAAATAGCTCCTCCACCAGAGGCTCCATTATCATCACCGTTTGCACTATTATTTTCAAAATCTACATCTGAAATGGTCATAAGACCTGTTCCATTCCAGAAACCTCCTCCTTCATTTGCCGCGATGTTGTTATTCGCCGATCCTCCAGTTATTGTGCTGTTTGCTTCTCCTGTAATATGAAAAGCGCCACCGTTTCCTGGACTCGGTCCCGCTGTATTGGTGTCAAAAACTAAATTATTAAATATAATATCTCCATTAGAGTCTACCTCTACAGCACCCCCAGCACGTATCGCAGTATTTTCCGAAAACAGCGAACCTTCAATTGTAAGAAGTCCAGAAGTGGCTTGATATACCGCTCCCCCACTTCCGCCAGCACCTGTTGCTGCATTTCCGATAAAGCTAGAGCTCATAATTGTTAAATCACTATCAGTACTTGCAATGGCGCCTCCACCACCAGAACCTCCGGCAGTATTATTAGTAAAATCACAATCAGAAATTGTGATTAAACCAGCATTAGAAAGGGCTATTGCACCACCGTCTCCAGCCTCTATAGCATTTCTAAATGTAATCATTGTAATAGTAGAAGAAGCTCCTCCGGTAATATTAAAAAGTCGAGCGTTATTACTTGCGCCATCTATT harbors:
- a CDS encoding T9SS type A sorting domain-containing protein, encoding MTIVTTMTSFGQLVVSNGNDDGPNSLRDAVAQANTLTGVNTITFNGNFVITLTSGEIEITEDIIITGNGTTGTIIDGASNNARLFNITGGASSTITMITFRNAIEAGDGGAIALSNAGLITISDCDFTNNTAGGSGGGGAIASTDSDLTIMSSSFIGNAATGAGGSGGAVYQATSGLLTIEGSLFSENTAIRAGGAVEVDSNGDIIFNNLVFDTNTAGPSPGNGGAFHITGEANSTITGGSANNNIAANEGGGFWNGTGLMTISDVDFENNSANGDDNGASGGGAIFNEGGDITIDAASRIVGNFATGGTSGSGGGVLVAGGSFAATGTEIVSNFANRAGGGIEVRNALSDDSPATLVLTDVLLNMNNAGADAPAPGNGGGLHITGPSTTTISGGTANNNSASNEGGALWNGSGLMTIEGMTIDGNNADGDDSGASGGGGIFNEGGDITTDVDTSITNNEAVAGASGSGGGLLIAGGSYTATGTTITGNLTNRAGGGIEVRNALSDDSPATLVLTDVLLNMNNAGADAPAPGNGGGLHITGPSTTTISGGTANNNSASNEGGALWNGSGLMTIEGMTIDGNNADGDDSGASGGGGIFNEGGDITTDADTSITNNEAVAGASGSGGGLLIAGGSYTATGTTITGNLTNRAGGGIEVRNALSDDSPATLVLTDVLLNMNNAGADAPAPGNGGGLHITGPSTTTISGGTANNNSASNEGGALWNGSGLMTIEGMTIDGNNADGDDSGASGGGGIFNEGGDITTDADTSITNNEAVAGASGSGGGLLIAGGSYTATGTTITGNLTNRAGGGIEVRNALSDDSPATLVLTDVLLNMNNAGADAPAPGNGGGLHITGPSTTTISGGTANNNSASNEGGALWNGSGLMTIEGMTIDGNNADGDDSGASGGGGIFNEGGDITTDADTSITNNEAVAGASGSGGGLLIAGGSYTATGTTITGNLTNRAGGGIEVRNALSDDSPATLVLTDVLLNMNNAGADAPAPGNGGGLHITGPSTTTISGGTANNNSASNEGGALWNGSGLMTIEGMTIDGNNADGDDSGASGGGGIFNEGGDITTDADTSITNNEAVAGASGSGGGLLIAGGSYTATGTTITGNLTNRAGGGIEVRNALSDDSPATLVLTDVLLNMNNAGVDAPAPGNGGGLHITGPSTTTISGGTANNNSASNEGGALWNGTGVMTITEFTVNENNADFGGGLFNNGGTLNVSTSAIINNEALTTGGGIENIVNAIMTIDRSTISGNISEDNGGGIFNSGTINVQASTVATNEAFGIGGGIFSDGMANLSSSIFALNAATSGTDVSGIITSDNYNLIGTDDAADFTADTDDLVGVDPLLDVLANNGGITLTHALLEGSPAYNAGNPENMDTDQIGQDVFEGRRDIGAFEAQTILSTEDFDSNETLTVYPNPSNGESFVRLLPQFGEKPQIEIIEVGSGRLVRNFTATQITQPLPLTGLANGLYILRVTTNTKSMSRKLILAR